A genomic segment from Ciconia boyciana chromosome 5, ASM3463844v1, whole genome shotgun sequence encodes:
- the STBD1 gene encoding starch-binding domain-containing protein 1: protein MARDRGPPVLRQPAAAPSFPAASAAFPVEASGWGWLGAGLWPALVVGLLAALVAWLWYGGGDGRGEEGGEAAAAPLRGGGEGTPQARGEAAAATEDLLASGEQVLLEAKAAALSSPRKPGEDLAAVPRKELNHVPSGGVPGEPLEVEQLLPKPGATDSREHPADMHGSQAGEPRPQMGQASDGCCVMNLAGASDDVCKDKSEEQPGQPAESRDLDHEEWEVVSEHLACGEAGKNGSVEDSDSKEWEQGDCPDGDLKAKRVAAVPPMFQNIHVTFRVHYVTHSDAQLIGVTGDHECLGQWHSYVPLKYDKDGFWSESISLPVDTKVEWKFILVENGKVRRWEECGNRTLVTEHEDQIVHQWWGYH, encoded by the exons ATGGCCCGTGACCGCGGCCCGCCCGTGCTGCGGCAGCCTGCCGCCGCGCCGAGCttccccgccgcctccgccgccttCCCCGTCGAGGCCAGCGGttggggctggctgggagcggggctgtGGCCGGCGCTGGTGGtggggctgctggctgccctcGTCGCCTGGCTCTGGTACGGCGGCGGTGACGGGCGAGGCGAGGAGggcggcgaggcggcggcggccccgctgcGGGGCGGTGGCGAGGGGACCCCGCAGGCGaggggcgaggcggcggcggccacaG AGGATCTTCTGGCGAGCGGTGAGCAAGTGCTGCTGGAGGCCAAGGCTGCTGCCCTGTCCAGCCCTCGGAAGCCAGGGGAGGATCTGGCGGCTGTACCAAGGAAAGAGCTTAACCATGTTCCAAGTGGTGGAGTTCCAGGCGAACCTCTGGAGGTGGAGCAGCTGCTCCCGAAGCCGGGTGCCACCGACTCCAGGGAGCATCCAGCTGATATGCACGGCAGCCAGGCAGGCGAACCGAGACCCCAGATGGGACAGGCAAGTGATGGATGCTGTGTGATGAACTTGGCAGGAGCCTCCGATGATGTTTGTAAGGACAAAAGCGAGGAACAGCCGGGTCAGCCAGCTGAGAGTAGGGACTTGGACCATGAAGAGTGGGAAGTTGTTTCCGAGCACCTGGCCTGCGGGGAGGCTGGCAAGAATGGCAGTGTGGAAGATTCTGACAGCAAGGAATGGGAACAAGGAGACTGCCCTGATGGGGACTTGAAAGCAAAGAGAGTTGCAGCTGTGCCCCCCATGTTTCAAAATATCCATGTGACTTTCCGCGTACACTACGTCACGCACTCTGACGCTCAGCTGATTGGTGTTACTGGTGACCACGAGTGTCTTGGCCAGTGGCACAGCTATGTTCCCCTCAAGTACGACAAGGATGGCTTCTGGTCTGAATCCATTAGTCTGCCAGTAGACACCAAAGTAGAGTGGAAGTTTATCTTGGTGGAGAACGGGAAGGTCAGACGTTGGGAAGAATGCGGGAATAGGACCCTAGTGACTGAACACGAAGATCAAATTGTTCATCAGTGGTGGGGATACCATTAA